Below is a window of uncultured Cohaesibacter sp. DNA.
AGCGACCCATTTCCCCGCTTCGGCCATTCGCCAATTCGCCATTGTCGATATAGAGCCGCAACATGGCACCGGTAGGCTCGGCAGCACCGGCAACGAACAACATGTCGCCTTCGATCTCGACCGCTTCAATGGAAATGAACTGGCCCACAGAGGCAACATTCTGAGAGGCAGAGGCATCAGTCTGCCCGGCGGGTTCATTCACGGCAACCCCGTTGGTAACAGCCTCACCATTCTCTTCAGTTGGTGCGCTCTTGCTGGCAACGACCATCCCCGATGCATCCTTGCCATCGGCTTGAGGCTCGGCAGCAGTCGCAACAGCCCCTTGCGCCGGAGCAGAAGAAGAAGGCGCAACTTCTGGCTCTGTCGTCTCAGCCACAACGGGGCCTGCTTCTTCAGACTTTGCAACAGAAGGCTCACTCTCACCCGCAACATTGTCAAGCTTGTCCGCGGCCTCATCCGGTTTGGCAATGCTGGCCAGAATCTTCGACGCTTTGCCCGGTTCGGTTTCAACAACCAGCAATTCACCCCCCGCATCCTCAGAGCGGGCCACGGTTACAGAGCTTTCCGACGCGATGGATTGGCCGCCATCCTTTGATTGCGCCACCAGCGACAGATCGGAAACACCTGCTCCGAGCGGATCATCCAAAATCATCACCCACTCGCCATTGGTATTGGCAACGGCCTTGGACAGGATCGCAGAGCCGTTTTTCAACTCGACGATCCAACCCGGCTGTGCCCGACCGGCCACCAGCGTATTGCCATCCGGCTCAACGCGCACGATATCGAAGGTCGGAGCCAGATCGGATTTATCCTTGGCTGGCGTCTCCTGCGCTTTCTCGACCGTTTCCGGCTCAGAGGCTGCTTCCTTGGGCGTTTCTACAGGCGCTTGTGCTTGCTTTTTCTCTGGCAGGACGAGCGATGTGACTGCCGACAGCCGACTGTTAATACCTTCAGCCAGCTCGCCCAGACCGATCCGGTCTCCGAATGCAGCAACGCCGACAACAAGAGCAACGAAAACACCGCAAACAGTTGCGATAAAAGGAGTAGCAGATTTCATCCCACAATCACATTTCAGTTGTGCCGAAAAGCGGCAGCGCCACATTAACCCCAGACCGGACCTTCAAACCGTCACAATGCCCCAAAAGCAGATCGCCAAACCATCACGGCCCCGGAGCATCAAGGCAACAGCATCAGAAGAGTCTCGAACTGCCTCTTGCCAACTCCTAACCTTTTTTTAACACATGGACAAGACTGCACAATTATTTGCAGGCAACAGCTTGACCGGCCCCGACATGAATGCCACACAGCAAGCATGGCTATTTTGAAAAAAATCTGCGTTTACTGCGGCTCAAGTCGCGGCAAGAACCCGCTCTATACCGAAGCGGCACGCACCCTCGGCAAGCATATGGCAGAAGCTGGCATCGAGCTTGTCTATGGTGGTGGAGCCGTCGGACTCATGGGTATTCTCGCCAAGAGTGTACTCGACAATGGTGGAAAAGTCACCGGCATCATTCCCGCTTTTCTTCAAGAGCGCGAAGTTATGCTCGATTCTGTACAAGAATTAATCGTTACAGAAGACATGCATGAGAGAAAACGCAAGATGTTTGACGCTTCTCAGGCCTTTGTTGCCTTGCCCGGAGGCATCGGAACCTTGGAAGAGCTGGTAGAAATGCTCACATGGGCGCAGTTGGGCCGACATAGAAAGCCCGTTTTATTGGCGAACATCAATGGTTTCTGGGATCCTCTGGCCAATTTGCTCGATCACATGCAGGCCGAGGAATTTTTCCGCGAAGATATGGGCGTTTCCTTTTTGACGGCGCGTGAGACAGCGGACATCATTCCCAAACTGCAAAATGCGCTTGCCGATCTCTCCGATGACGAACTGGCCCGCACCAGCCAGCAGGACCATCTCAACGCTCTTTAGAGCCCATTAAGCGTCACGCGATTATATCCACACGTTACGTTGCCATAGAAGCAACAATACCATAGGATCCGCGCGCAAAATCAGACCTTAACAGACTTTGGCAGCCCGGCTGCCAGATCGTTTTCCGGATGACTCCATGAATCAACCAGCAACCTTGGGTGCCATTGCCGCCCTGCTCGTCGGCGCGGTTATCTCTTTTCAGGCGCTTCTCGCAGCCCGCCTCAGTCTGGCCGACAATGCCGCCGGAACAGGTCTGGTGATGTATGTGGCAGGCGGATTGATCGCCGTCACCTTGCTGGCACTCTTCACACAAGCTGGTCAGTTGACCATCGCGCCGCTCGGCTGGCTGCGCATCCTGCAAATGCTGCTTGGCGGACTGGCCGGTGTCATCATTGTCACCGGCTCGGCCTTCGCCTTTGCCAAGGTCAATCCGGCAGCCGCCGTCGCCCTGATCGTTTTCGGGCAAATGGCGCTGGCCCTGTTTGCCGACTATACGGGCCTGACCGGTCAGGCTCCCTCTCCGATCGACTGGCGCCGCATTGCTGGCCTGATGTTGTTTGCAGCAGCCATCTGGCTGCTCATCACTCCGGCGAAGGACTAAGCCTCAGGCCATTCCGGAGCTAGGGAGCCTTGCTGCTGCCTTTCCTGTGGCGGGCCTTGGAAAGTGCATCATAGGAATAGACGGCAACCGATAGCCATATCAGACAGAATGTCGCCAGCTTGCTCATGGAAATGCTTTCCTTGAGAATGAACACCGCCACCAGAAACTGCAGCGAGGGATTGATATATTGCATGATCCCTACCGTTGCCAGATTGAGCCGCTTGGCTGCGCCTGAAAACCAGATCAGCGGCATGGATGTCAACAGACCGGTAAAGATCAGCAATCCCATGGTGACAAGGTCACCGAGTTGAAAATGCCCCGCGCCGCTGGCCTGCAAATAGACAATATAGCCCAGCGCAAAGGGCGTAATGGCAATCAGCTCCACAAGCAGCCCCAGATTGGGACCAACCGGCACGATCTTGCGCAAATAGCCATAAACCCCGAAGGTAAAGGCCAGCAGCAAGGAGACGATGGGCACCGTCCCCAACAGGACCATCTGCAACAGGATGGCGGCAACCGCCAGTACAATGGCCAACAGCTGCAGATGTGACAAACGCTCTTTCAAAAACAGATAGCCGGTCGCGACATTGACCATGGGCACGATGAAATAGCCAAGGCTTGCCTCGGTTGCCTGTCCATGCCCGACCGCCCAGACATAAGTCAGCCAATTGCCGCTGACCATGATGCCCGTGATAATCAGCAATCCGAAAACACGGGGCAGCCGCAGCACGGCCCAAACTTCGCCCCAGCGCCGACGCGCCAGAAACCACAGCGTCATCAGCACCAGTGACCAAGCGATACGATGGGCGACAACCTCGAGCGCAGGCACATGCGCCAGCAGCGCGAAATAGAGCGGAAAAATGCCCCACGAACAATAGGCAGCCAAAGCCAGCAGCAACCCGATGCGGGTTTCTCTGGCGCCGTTTTCGCTGTTCCCGTTTTCGCTGGCTCCGGTTTCACTGCCCCCGCTATCGCGATTATCCGCCAGCGGGAGCGCTTGCCCTTCAGTTGCAGACGGAGCTGTACCCGCCTTGTCACATGTCTGACTCATGGGGCCTCGGTTTCTGCCCCGAACAGACCTGTCATCAATGCTCAACAGTCAGCGGAAATGGGGCGTTGATCAGGAATATTTGAAAAGCTTGAAGGTTATGGAATCCAACAAGGCCTGGAAGGAAGCGTCCACTATATTCTCGGAAACGCCGACTGTAAACCATCTGTGTCCCGCCCCATCGCGGCTTTCAATCAAGACGCGGGTTATGGCGTCGGTGCCGCCATTGAGGATACGCACCTTGTAATCCACCAGCTCCAGATCATCAATCTTGCCCTGCAAGCGACCAAGATCCTTGCGCAGAGCCAGATCGAGCGCGTTGACGGGACCGGTCGCCTCGGCCACCGACATCAGCTTCTCACCATCAAGCCAGATCTTGACCACGGCTTCGGAAAGCGTCACCAGATCGCCATTGGCATTATGCCGCCGCTCGACCATGACGCGGAAACTCTCGATCTTGAAATATTGCGGCACGGTGCCCAGATGCCGCCGCGCCAACAACTCCAGCGACGCGCTGGCGCCTTCATAGGCATAGCCATGCGCTTCCCGTTCCTTGACGATGGCCAGCAGATCCACGAGCCGCGGATCGGATTTTTCCACCTCAAGCCCCATGCGCCGCAGCTCGTCAATCAGATTGGAGAGACCGGCCTGATTGGAAACCAGCACCTTGCGATGGTTGCCCACCAGCGCCGGATCGACATGCTCATAAGTCTGCGGATCCTTCAGGATTGCCGAGGCATGAATACCGGCCTTGGTGGCAAAGGCGCTGGCCCCCACATAGGGCTGGTGCCGATCCGGGGCCTTGTTGAGCAATTCATCAAATCCGCGCGAAATACCCGTCAGCTCCAACATCTTCTCATCGCTCACCCCGATTTCGAACCGGTCGGAAAATTCCTTTTTCAGTTTCAGAGTGGGAATGAGCGTGATCAGATTGGCATTGCCACAGCGCTCGCCGATCCCGTTGAGCGTGCCCTGAATCTGGCGCACACCGGCGCGCACGGCCGAGAGCGAATTGGCAATCGCCTGCTCGGTGTCATTATGGGCATGAATGCCGACGTGACTGCCGGGCACCACCGTCAACACATCAGTGACGATGTCAAAGATTTCATGCGGCAGGGTGCCCCCGTTGGTGTCGCAAAGGACCACCCAGCGCGCGCCTGCCTCATAGGCGGTCTTGACGCATTCAAGGGCATAGCTCCGGTTGGCCTTGTAGCCATCGAAGAAATGCTCGCAATCGACCATCGCCATCTTACCGACATCATTGGCTGCCTTGACGGAATCGGCAATGCCTTCAAGATTTTCCTCGTTGGAACAGCCCAGCGCCACCTCGACATGATAGTCCCAGCTCTTGGCCACATAGCAGACCGCATCGGAGGCGGCATTGAGCAGCGCCTGCACGCCGGGGTCATTATCCACCGAGCGGCCAGCCCGCTTGGTCATGCCGAAGGCAGTAAAGGTCGCCTTGCTGGTCCGCTTTTCGGTGAAGAAGGCATCATCGGTGGGATTGGCTCCGGGATAACCACCCTCGACATAATCCACCCCCAGCTCATCCAGAATACCGGCAATGAGAATCTTGTCTTCAAGGCTGAAATCGAGGCCGTTGGTCTGCGCACCATCGCGCAAGGTGGTATCGAACAGATAAAGACGCTCTTTGGTCATGTGTCTGGTCCTGAATGCAAGGGTCTGGTTATGGGCAAGCGGAATGCCCGGTCTAAAAAGGCGGGGCCTGCAAAGCCCCGCCAATGGTCTGCTTCAGCTTTCAAGGCTCCAACTGGTCTCGAACGAACCGGTCTCCTTGTTCTTGCTATCCTTGAGGGTGACCCCCATGGCTGCAAGCTGGTCGCGCAATTCGTCCGACTTGGCGAAGTCCTTGTTGTTGCGTGCCTCGAGCCGTTCATCAACAAGCGCCTGAATGGCAGCCTCATCGACGGCATCAGCCCCGGCTGGGCGCCACTCGGCCCATGCATTGGGATCCTGTCCCAGAACACCGATCAATTGCTGCAAGCTCGCCTTCAATGATGCTGCGGCCAGCTTGTCCCCCTGCGCCGCTTTGCCGCGCAAGCCATGCAGCTCGGAAATGGCCTTTGGTGTATTGAGGTCATCGGCAAGCGCTGCAACCACGGCACTATCCGGCTCACTGGCTTCCACATCAGCGGTCAGGGCATACCATTGATCCAGCATGCGCTTGGCTTCCTTCACACCATCAGCCGTCCAGTTGAACGGCTTGGTATAGTGAGTGGTCAGCAAGGCAAGACGGATCGCTTCACCCGGATATTTGTCAATGAGATCATGCACGGTGGTGAAGTTGCCAAGCGACTTGGACATCTTCTCGCCCTCGACCTGCACGAAACCGTTATGCATCCAGACCTTCGCCATCGCCTCATTGCCATGGGCGCAGCGGGACTGGGCAATTTCATTTTCATGATGCGGAAAGGCAAGATCGATACCGCCGCCATGAATATCGAACATCTCGCCCAGATGCTTCTCGCTCATCGCCGAGCATTCGATATGCCAACCCGGACGCCCCTCACCCCATGGGCTCGGCCAGCGCGGCTCACCTTCCTTGGAGGGTTTCCAGAGCACAAAATCCATCGGATTGCGCTTGTAAGGGGCCACTTCCACCCGCGCCCCTGCGATCATGTCATCAACCGAGCGACCGGAAAGCTTGCCATATTCGGCCATGCTTTCAACAGCAAAGAGCACATGCCCTTCTGCTGCATAGGCATGTCCCTTCTCGATCAGCGTGCCGATCATCCTGAGCATATCCTCGATATGTTCGGTCGCGCGCGGTTCGATGGTCGGACGCATCGCGCCCAGCGCATCCATGTCGGCATGATAAAGCGCGGTGGTCTCATCGGTCAGTTCACGAATGGAAATGCCCCGTTCGGCAGCGCGCGCGTTGATCTTGTCATCCACATCGGTGATGTTGCGCACATAAGTGACATGCTCGGCACCATAAACATGGCGCAGCAGCCGGAACAGCATGTCGAACACCACCACCGGACGGGCATTGCCGATATGGGCAGTATCATAAACCGTCGGCCCGCAGACATACATGCGAACATTGTCAGGATCGAGAGGCGCAAATGCCTCTTTTTGTTTCGTGAGCGTATTATAAAGCGTCAACTGAATCGGTTCAGCATGTTCGGTCATTGACCCATTCCCAGTTTTATCGCCGCCTGAGGCAGCCCATCAAAAAACAAACGAAGGAAGAATTCGCCAAGGCGAAAAGCTTCAAATCCTCGCACAACCGCACTTTCGCCGTTGGCCGGAAATCGTTTCATATTTTCAAGGGATGAGCGAAACGGCTCCAGCCAGCAAAGGTGCTAGTGGATAATAATCAAACCAATAATGCAGCAGTTGGTTGGGCGATCCGTTTTCATGCCGCCACAATGGCCAAATTGCCCTGCCACGTCAACCGCTCATTTCTCGAAATTCGGGTATTTTTTCGCGACTTTCCGACGCAAAGCCCCTCTTTGCAGAGGCATCAAGCGCCCTGACGCTGCATGAATGTGGCCTGAACAGCCACCTCAGCATTCATTCACCTTGAAATGCCTACTCTTGGCCAACCACGCAATTCAGCTTTGGCTGACAGCATGGCCAATATGGCAGAGACCTCATCCCGGCTTGACCACCGGGGTAATCAAAATCTTGACCAGCCACACACGATCTCTGCTGCATGGAAACTCCTGACATTCAATGTCGGGAGTTTTTCCATTTTTATTCAGCTATTTCAAGAAGCCATAAAATTGCCTTCAATCTGGACGAAGTCATGATTGGCAATTTTCCGGTCCTTTTGGTTTATCGTGAATTGACAAGCAGGCAAATCCTCCGCTTTTATTCGAAAGCACAAGCCTTCCGTTCAAAAATACTTCACACTTAGCCAACATCCGGTATAGTGCCATCGCAAAGACAACAATTTCTGATCGTGTCAACCAGCGTTCGGAAACAACCAGACTGCGGGCAATTTGCTTAAGGGCTTGCATACCAGCGCAGCCCTTGCAGACCGTAGACG
It encodes the following:
- a CDS encoding LysM peptidoglycan-binding domain-containing protein, encoding MKSATPFIATVCGVFVALVVGVAAFGDRIGLGELAEGINSRLSAVTSLVLPEKKQAQAPVETPKEAASEPETVEKAQETPAKDKSDLAPTFDIVRVEPDGNTLVAGRAQPGWIVELKNGSAILSKAVANTNGEWVMILDDPLGAGVSDLSLVAQSKDGGQSIASESSVTVARSEDAGGELLVVETEPGKASKILASIAKPDEAADKLDNVAGESEPSVAKSEEAGPVVAETTEPEVAPSSSAPAQGAVATAAEPQADGKDASGMVVASKSAPTEENGEAVTNGVAVNEPAGQTDASASQNVASVGQFISIEAVEIEGDMLFVAGAAEPTGAMLRLYIDNGELANGRSGEMGRFLFDEKFSLENGAHVARVDMINAADGSVLARAEVSFNKLAGGMQIVSAEGTLGDKYQRGVSASAVSGAVETKKIIIRRGDNLWTIARRVYGAGIRYSTIYDTNNDQIRDPHWIYPGQVFELPKGQDGWDNNFDAVESPNLSKLPASGASAVAG
- a CDS encoding TIGR00730 family Rossman fold protein — translated: MAILKKICVYCGSSRGKNPLYTEAARTLGKHMAEAGIELVYGGGAVGLMGILAKSVLDNGGKVTGIIPAFLQEREVMLDSVQELIVTEDMHERKRKMFDASQAFVALPGGIGTLEELVEMLTWAQLGRHRKPVLLANINGFWDPLANLLDHMQAEEFFREDMGVSFLTARETADIIPKLQNALADLSDDELARTSQQDHLNAL
- a CDS encoding DMT family transporter, which gives rise to MNQPATLGAIAALLVGAVISFQALLAARLSLADNAAGTGLVMYVAGGLIAVTLLALFTQAGQLTIAPLGWLRILQMLLGGLAGVIIVTGSAFAFAKVNPAAAVALIVFGQMALALFADYTGLTGQAPSPIDWRRIAGLMLFAAAIWLLITPAKD
- the rarD gene encoding EamA family transporter RarD, producing MSQTCDKAGTAPSATEGQALPLADNRDSGGSETGASENGNSENGARETRIGLLLALAAYCSWGIFPLYFALLAHVPALEVVAHRIAWSLVLMTLWFLARRRWGEVWAVLRLPRVFGLLIITGIMVSGNWLTYVWAVGHGQATEASLGYFIVPMVNVATGYLFLKERLSHLQLLAIVLAVAAILLQMVLLGTVPIVSLLLAFTFGVYGYLRKIVPVGPNLGLLVELIAITPFALGYIVYLQASGAGHFQLGDLVTMGLLIFTGLLTSMPLIWFSGAAKRLNLATVGIMQYINPSLQFLVAVFILKESISMSKLATFCLIWLSVAVYSYDALSKARHRKGSSKAP
- the cimA gene encoding citramalate synthase, with product MTKERLYLFDTTLRDGAQTNGLDFSLEDKILIAGILDELGVDYVEGGYPGANPTDDAFFTEKRTSKATFTAFGMTKRAGRSVDNDPGVQALLNAASDAVCYVAKSWDYHVEVALGCSNEENLEGIADSVKAANDVGKMAMVDCEHFFDGYKANRSYALECVKTAYEAGARWVVLCDTNGGTLPHEIFDIVTDVLTVVPGSHVGIHAHNDTEQAIANSLSAVRAGVRQIQGTLNGIGERCGNANLITLIPTLKLKKEFSDRFEIGVSDEKMLELTGISRGFDELLNKAPDRHQPYVGASAFATKAGIHASAILKDPQTYEHVDPALVGNHRKVLVSNQAGLSNLIDELRRMGLEVEKSDPRLVDLLAIVKEREAHGYAYEGASASLELLARRHLGTVPQYFKIESFRVMVERRHNANGDLVTLSEAVVKIWLDGEKLMSVAEATGPVNALDLALRKDLGRLQGKIDDLELVDYKVRILNGGTDAITRVLIESRDGAGHRWFTVGVSENIVDASFQALLDSITFKLFKYS
- the cysS gene encoding cysteine--tRNA ligase, whose protein sequence is MTEHAEPIQLTLYNTLTKQKEAFAPLDPDNVRMYVCGPTVYDTAHIGNARPVVVFDMLFRLLRHVYGAEHVTYVRNITDVDDKINARAAERGISIRELTDETTALYHADMDALGAMRPTIEPRATEHIEDMLRMIGTLIEKGHAYAAEGHVLFAVESMAEYGKLSGRSVDDMIAGARVEVAPYKRNPMDFVLWKPSKEGEPRWPSPWGEGRPGWHIECSAMSEKHLGEMFDIHGGGIDLAFPHHENEIAQSRCAHGNEAMAKVWMHNGFVQVEGEKMSKSLGNFTTVHDLIDKYPGEAIRLALLTTHYTKPFNWTADGVKEAKRMLDQWYALTADVEASEPDSAVVAALADDLNTPKAISELHGLRGKAAQGDKLAAASLKASLQQLIGVLGQDPNAWAEWRPAGADAVDEAAIQALVDERLEARNNKDFAKSDELRDQLAAMGVTLKDSKNKETGSFETSWSLES